AGGGTCTCTGATCGCGGTGCCATATTCGACCTGACACCGTCGGCGATCTTTATACAGGGGGGTCGTCCCCCGCGGGGGTATCCCACCTGTGTGTTATATGTAGCCGCTTTCCGTGTTCCCATCCGAGAACGATGCGAGAAACTCGCCGATTCAAAGACCGGATGGACGCCGGAGAGCAACTCGCGGAGGTACTCCGTGAGCGGGAGGTCGACGCGGATATCGCGCTCGCCATCCCCCGGGGCGGCCTCCCGCTCGGACGATCGGTGGCCAACGCGCTCGACGTCCCGCTCGACATCGTCGTCGCGAAGAAGATCGGTGCCCCGGGCAATCCGGAGTACGCCATCGGTGCCGTCGCGAGCGACGGGAGCGTCTGGCGGAACGAACAGGGATTTCGTGGATCGGGAGCCGACGAGGAGTACTTCGAACGACAGCGCGAGGAGGAAGCAGCGAACGCCCGTCGGAAGGCCGAACGCTACCGGGGCGATCGATCGGAACCCGACCTGACCGACAAGACCGTGGTCGTCGTGGACGACGGCGTGGCGACGGGATCGACCGTCAGGGCCTGCCTCAGGAAGCTCAACGAAACGGACGCCGACCGTATCGTGCTGGCAGTCCCAGTCGGCCCACCGGAGACGATCGCCGAACTGGAGGCCGAGGCCGACGAGGTCGTCTGTCTCGAGACGCCGCGCGGTTTCAGGGGCGTGGGGCAGTTCTACCAGACCTTCGGCCAGGTGACCGACGAGGAGGCGATGGCGTATCTGGAACGGTAACTGGTATGCGACCAGCATCGTCGGTCGTCTCCTCGATGCCGAGAACGATCGCAACGATAACGACCGTCGGACACGTCCCCTCCAGTAGGGAACGCACTGATGGCAGCGTCGTCCCGGTGGTATAGCACCCCGATCGATCGAAAAATCTCATACAAATCATGGATATCGCTGACATCGTTTCGAAAGAGTACGTCGAATTCACCCCGGAGACGCCCGTCTCGAAGCTCGTCGGTACGTTCGCGGATTCCGACGTCAAGGGCGTCGTGATCCGCGACGACGAGTTCGAGGGGGTCGTCACCAGGAGACAACTCGCTACCTCGCATCGCCAGCCCAACGAAAAGCTCGGGTCGCTCGTCTGGCACGTGCCTCGGCTCGCGCCGGACGAGGACGTCCGCAAAGTGGCACAGCTCATGATCGACAGCGATTCGCAGCTGCTCCCCGTGTTCGAGGGCCGGGAGCTGATCGGCGTCGTCACCGTCGACGCGATCCTCCGGAAGGTTAAACCGTTCCTCGATGCGGCGACCGTTGCCGAGGCCCACTCCGCCGATCTGGTCTCGGTCGATTCGACGTCAACCCTTGGCAACGCACTCAACGTCTTCCAGGAGAACCACATCACGCACCTTCCGGTCGTCGAGAATAGCACGGCAGTCGGTATCCTCAGCCTCTACGACGTGACCGGCATCACGGTTCGGGCCGAGGTGCAGAGCCAGGGTGGCGATGCGGGCGGGACGGATCCGTTCGGGGGCGAAATATCCGACAGTACGGCTCGCTCGCGCCGCGGCGGCTTCGGCGCCCGGGAGGGTGAGTCCGAGCGGATGCTGGACCTCCCGGTCCGGGACATCATGGTCTCGCCCGTGCGCACGATTCGCCCGGACGAGACGCTCGATATCGCGGTCGAAGAGATGTTCGAGATCAACGCGTCGTCGCTGGTCGTCACCGAGAACGGCGATCCCCACGGCATCGTCACGAAGACCGACGTTCTCGACTCGCTCACGTGGGAGGCCGGCGGGAACCGGGGCGTCCAGGTCTACGGGACCAACCTGATAGACGACGTGACGTACGACGAGATCGTCGCGAAAGTCGAGAAATTCGACGACAGGGATCACGGGATGAACGTGCTGGACGCGAAGGTCCACCTCCACGAACACGACGAGACGCGCCGCGGGCGGCCGCTCCTGCTCGCCCGGATTCGGCTGCACACCGACCGGGGGCTGTTTATCGCCTCCGGGGAGGGGTACGGCGCGAGTCACGCGATCAACGAGGCGAGCGAGGTTCTGGAGCGCCAGATCCGCGACGAGAAGACCTACGGCCGGAGCAAGAAGCCCCCGAGCGAGGAGTTCTGGGAGAAACGGTTCGGGTGGCTGCTCGAGGAGTGATCGCCACCGCAACCGCTGGTGATGGAGCAAGCGGGCGACGTCATCGCACGACGGTCACTGGAACGGTTGCCCGTTCGACGAGCGACTTCGCGACGCTGCCGAGCATCAGCCCCGCACGCTCCGATCGGCCACGGTGGCCGACGAAGAGCGCGTCGAACCCTTCGGCCTCGGCGTAGGTGGCGATCTCCGTGATCGGATTCCCGTAGAGGAGTACAACCTCGACGTCGTGGCCGAGTTCGGCGGCCAGGTCGGACGCGTCGTCGGTGAGGTCCAGGCCTCGCTGTTCGGCGTCTTCGACGCTCTCGAGGATCAGGCGCTGGTCGGCATCGGAGAGCGACGTGATCGGTTCGGCTCCGCCCTCGTCGTGAGCGGTGGGATCGACCGCGTGGACCACCGTGATCGAGCCGCCCATCGCGTCCACGATATCGGCGGCGTAGGCGAGTGCGTTCTCGGACTCTTCGGATCCGTCGACGGCTACGAGGGCCTTCATGTCCGTGCGTTCGGTCCCGAGTTAGTTAAAACGAATCGTGAGGTCGAATTCCCCGCTCCACCGCAGGCAGGGACCGAATCACGTCTCCGGCCCGATACGCTTGACGCGCCCCTGGGCACCGGACTTGAGTTTCACGAGGATTCCTTCGGGGTGGGTCCGCTCGTCGGTCAGGACGACGCCGACCTCCCCGACGATACGATCGCCGTTCTCCTGTTCGATCTCCACGGTCGTTCCCTGGCCGAGTTCGTCTCGGGTGGGAAGGTCAGCTGACATGTGTTCTGGGTACCGGTCGTGAGTTCGTACAACAGCGCCCGCTCCTCGTCGCGCCCCTCAGCGTGGAAGCCACGCTCCTCGCTGACCTCGACCTCGTCGAGGGTCGCGGCGACTGTCTCGCCGTCGTCCAGGCGAAGCGTCCACTCCCCGGCTCCGAGCTTGCCCATCGTTATCGCGAGTTCGTCCAGCGCCATAGTCGATCGGTCGTGACTCTCGGCGAGAAAACGAGGGGAAAATCCGGTTCAGTCGACGACAGCCACGTCGAACGTGTCGTCCCATCGGTACCGTCGGCCGCCCCAAACGAACGTCGGGCGAACGAGTCCGGCGACGCCGATGATGGGAGCGAGGACGAGCGATGGTGCCGCGAACAGCCACGTCCGCCGATCGACGCGGAGCGCGCGGTAGTGCGTGTATGCGAGCACGGTCACACCCACGGCAACCGCGACCGGGAAGACGAGTCCGACCGCGATGACGGAGAGAAAGAGGGCGAGCGACGCCAGCGTTCTGGTCGGATCGAACCGGTAGAAGATCTTGGCGAACCGGGTTATCCGCTCGTACGTCGCGCGTGGCCCGCCCGGAACGCTGACCCGGGAGACGAGTTCCCGCGACGCGACGACCTCGTCGACGTACTCGGCGAGCAACGCGTCGTCCGAGACGGTCCGTCGCAGGTCTTCGACGTACGCATCGACGTCGACGTCGCGCCGATCGAACGTGACGCCGCCACCCCACGGCACCCAGTTGGATCGATCGACCACGAACGAGCCGACGACGAGACACGGGGGTTCGAACAGTTTGAACGGGTATTCCTCGCTGGTAAAGACGGGAATCGCCGTTACCGTGCCGTGTTCCTCCCCGAGGCGTTTGATCGTCGCCAGCCAGTCCTCGTCGCGATCGACGTCGTCGTCGGTCAACACGATCCGGTCCTGAGAGGCGTGCTCGAGGCCGACCGCGACGGCGTTTGCTTTTCCCGAGCAGCCCTCGGGCTCGCCCGCGACGAGCAGTTCGGCCTCGTCGGGGCGGTCGGCGGTCGCGACCGGATCGTCGTCGCTGTCACAGACGACCAGGAGCTCGTCGTCGGCCTCGAGCTGACGGGCCAACTGCTCGCACGACGGCGTCCACTCGAACGTCGGCAGGATGATGCTCGCCATCACCCGGGGTACTCCGACCCGACGGCTAACAGTTTCGGAAGACGAGAACCCGTACTCCCGCCGATCCGATCCGTCTCGCGCCGGTTCTCGGACCGCGATCGAGCGGCCCACGAGTCACGGATCGCGGTCTCCGAGTTCGGCGAAGACCTCGAGACAGTCCACGAGCTGGCGCGGCAGCAGGAACCCGTCACGAACGTGAGCGCGCCCGTTCCGACCGAACGACGTCCGTCGCTCCTCGTCGTCGAGGAGTCGTTCGACTCGCCGTGCGACGCCCCCGACGTCGTCCGGCGCTACGAGGTAGCCGTTCCGGCCGTCCTCGATCTGCAGCGGGATGCCGCCGGCGGTCGACCCGACGACCGGTGTGCGCTTCCAGAGCGCCTCGGAGACGACGAGGCCGAACCCCTCCCGTATCGATTTCTGGACGACGACGTCCGATCGGCGCTGCAGGACGTTCACGGCCGTATCCGGGAGCTCCGACAGGACGAACACGTCCGGGTCGTCCGCCGCCGCAGCCGCAACCCGATCGTATACCGCCGCCCCTTCCGGGTCGTCGTCGGCCATGCTGCCGACGAGCGCTAGCTGAGCGTCCGGCACCCGAGAGCGGACTCGCCGGTAGGCCTCGAGCGTGCCGAACTGGTCTTTCCACGGGTCGAACCGGGACACCTGCGTCACGAGCGGTGCGTCCAGCGAGATCGGGGCGAGGCGGTCGCGTTCGGTCGCCACCGTCGACTCGTCCAGGTCCGCGTTCTTCGCCGCCAGGGGATCGATCGACGGATGGACGACGCTCGAGGACGGAACGGCGATCCCGTCCTCGTAGACGGACCGGCTGAAGACCGCGTGATCGACGCGCTCGATGTACTCGGCGACGAACGCGAGGTGCTCCCGGGTCGGATCGCTCAGGTCGAGGTGACAGCGCCAGACGATGGCGGCGTTCGGAATCGCCTCCGCCAGCGTCTCGACCATCCCCAGGGGCTGTGGATCGTGCAGCACGACGACGTCGTACTCGTCGGCGATCGCGGCCGCGTTTCGCCCCGTTACCGCGCGATAGGTCGCTTTCATCTCGTCGGTCAACCGCGTCCCGCTGCCCTGGAGTCCGTTGTGAAGGGCTTTGGTCACCTCGAAGAAGGACTCGTCCGCCTCCATCACGTACCAGTCGGTGTCGACCCCGAGGTCGTTGCACAGCGGAACGATCGAGCGGAGGAGTTCCGCGACGCCGCCGCCAGTCGCCGTCGAGTTCACGTGGAGGATCCGGACGTCGTCGAGGGCCTCGGCGAGCGTGCGGAGCCGCTGGAGCCGATCGGGACCCGTCACGGCGTCGTACGCCGCTATCGACCGGTCCGCGAGGGACGGTGAGTGCATGGTCTGGGCGAACTGTCTACGACGAGTGTGGTATCAGTTGCACCTGCATTTCGATCGATCCGGCCCGACGGGTGGTACCGGTTCGCAGGAAACACATTTATCGTTTCGTCGCCTACGACTGGTCACAATGATGGCGACGACCCACGCGCTCTGGGGGATGGTGCTCGCCCTTCCCGCGCTCGCGATCGCCCCGGAACTCGCACCGATCGCGCTCGTGGCGGGGTTCGTCGGTGGGCTGGTCCCCGACCTCGACCTCTACACCGGCCACCGGAAGACGTTCCACTATCCCGTCTACGCGTCGATCGCAGCGGTGCCTGCGCTGACGCTGGCACTCCTCGCGCCGTCGACGCTGACGGTCGCGCTCGGCGTCGGACTCGCTGCGGCGGCGCTACACGCCGTGGCCGACGTCTTCGGCGGAGGACTCGAGCTACGGCCCTGGGAAGGAACCTCCGAGCGGGCCGTCTACAGCCACTATCACGATCGATGGGTCCGTCCCCGCCGCTGGATCCGCTACGACGGCGCACCCGAGGATCTCGCGCTCGCCGGCTTCGCGGCGGTGCCGCTGGCCGCCACGGGGACGCGGCCCGTCACCGCCGTCGTACTCGCGTTCGTCACGGTGTCGGCCGTGTACGTTCTGTTGCGCAGGCACCTCGCGGGCGTCGCCGAGCGCCTCGTCGCGCTGATTCCGGACTCGCTGTTTCCCTACCTCCCCGCCCGTTATCGCAGGGCCTGAGTCGTTCGCGAGTTCGACCGATCCCCGTCCGCGCTCGGCTCACGCTACGGGCAGTTCGGCCCGTCATACTATAGTATTCCGCCCGAAAGGACACGTATGACCAGTCGCGTTCTCGTCCCCGTCGATGGATCGCCGTTGTCCATGCGTGCACTCCGGCACGCGTTGCGGGAGTTTCCCGACGCGGAGATCACGGCCTACCACGTGGTTGACCTGTTCGAACCCGACTACAGCACCGACGTCGAGTCGTCCTACGAACCGATGATCGGCTCGGCAGAGTGGTACAGGGCCGTCGATGACGCGACCGACCGGCTCTTCGCGGAGGTCGCCGAGGTCGCCGCCGACTACGACCGATCGGTCGCGACCGACTCGGACATCGGCGATCCGAAGCGACTCGTCGTGGAGTACGCCACGGAGGAGGCCGTCGATCACGTGATCCTCGGGTCACACGGGCGGCCGGGAACGACGC
The nucleotide sequence above comes from Halosolutus halophilus. Encoded proteins:
- a CDS encoding phosphoribosyltransferase, with translation MRETRRFKDRMDAGEQLAEVLREREVDADIALAIPRGGLPLGRSVANALDVPLDIVVAKKIGAPGNPEYAIGAVASDGSVWRNEQGFRGSGADEEYFERQREEEAANARRKAERYRGDRSEPDLTDKTVVVVDDGVATGSTVRACLRKLNETDADRIVLAVPVGPPETIAELEAEADEVVCLETPRGFRGVGQFYQTFGQVTDEEAMAYLER
- a CDS encoding CBS domain-containing protein translates to MDIADIVSKEYVEFTPETPVSKLVGTFADSDVKGVVIRDDEFEGVVTRRQLATSHRQPNEKLGSLVWHVPRLAPDEDVRKVAQLMIDSDSQLLPVFEGRELIGVVTVDAILRKVKPFLDAATVAEAHSADLVSVDSTSTLGNALNVFQENHITHLPVVENSTAVGILSLYDVTGITVRAEVQSQGGDAGGTDPFGGEISDSTARSRRGGFGAREGESERMLDLPVRDIMVSPVRTIRPDETLDIAVEEMFEINASSLVVTENGDPHGIVTKTDVLDSLTWEAGGNRGVQVYGTNLIDDVTYDEIVAKVEKFDDRDHGMNVLDAKVHLHEHDETRRGRPLLLARIRLHTDRGLFIASGEGYGASHAINEASEVLERQIRDEKTYGRSKKPPSEEFWEKRFGWLLEE
- a CDS encoding universal stress protein, producing the protein MKALVAVDGSEESENALAYAADIVDAMGGSITVVHAVDPTAHDEGGAEPITSLSDADQRLILESVEDAEQRGLDLTDDASDLAAELGHDVEVVLLYGNPITEIATYAEAEGFDALFVGHRGRSERAGLMLGSVAKSLVERATVPVTVVR
- a CDS encoding YwbE family protein, yielding MSADLPTRDELGQGTTVEIEQENGDRIVGEVGVVLTDERTHPEGILVKLKSGAQGRVKRIGPET
- a CDS encoding glycosyltransferase; the protein is MASIILPTFEWTPSCEQLARQLEADDELLVVCDSDDDPVATADRPDEAELLVAGEPEGCSGKANAVAVGLEHASQDRIVLTDDDVDRDEDWLATIKRLGEEHGTVTAIPVFTSEEYPFKLFEPPCLVVGSFVVDRSNWVPWGGGVTFDRRDVDVDAYVEDLRRTVSDDALLAEYVDEVVASRELVSRVSVPGGPRATYERITRFAKIFYRFDPTRTLASLALFLSVIAVGLVFPVAVAVGVTVLAYTHYRALRVDRRTWLFAAPSLVLAPIIGVAGLVRPTFVWGGRRYRWDDTFDVAVVD
- a CDS encoding glycosyltransferase; the protein is MHSPSLADRSIAAYDAVTGPDRLQRLRTLAEALDDVRILHVNSTATGGGVAELLRSIVPLCNDLGVDTDWYVMEADESFFEVTKALHNGLQGSGTRLTDEMKATYRAVTGRNAAAIADEYDVVVLHDPQPLGMVETLAEAIPNAAIVWRCHLDLSDPTREHLAFVAEYIERVDHAVFSRSVYEDGIAVPSSSVVHPSIDPLAAKNADLDESTVATERDRLAPISLDAPLVTQVSRFDPWKDQFGTLEAYRRVRSRVPDAQLALVGSMADDDPEGAAVYDRVAAAAADDPDVFVLSELPDTAVNVLQRRSDVVVQKSIREGFGLVVSEALWKRTPVVGSTAGGIPLQIEDGRNGYLVAPDDVGGVARRVERLLDDEERRTSFGRNGRAHVRDGFLLPRQLVDCLEVFAELGDRDP
- a CDS encoding metal-dependent hydrolase, giving the protein MMATTHALWGMVLALPALAIAPELAPIALVAGFVGGLVPDLDLYTGHRKTFHYPVYASIAAVPALTLALLAPSTLTVALGVGLAAAALHAVADVFGGGLELRPWEGTSERAVYSHYHDRWVRPRRWIRYDGAPEDLALAGFAAVPLAATGTRPVTAVVLAFVTVSAVYVLLRRHLAGVAERLVALIPDSLFPYLPARYRRA
- a CDS encoding universal stress protein, producing MTSRVLVPVDGSPLSMRALRHALREFPDAEITAYHVVDLFEPDYSTDVESSYEPMIGSAEWYRAVDDATDRLFAEVAEVAADYDRSVATDSDIGDPKRLVVEYATEEAVDHVILGSHGRPGTTRPLFGSVAETVVRRAPVPVTVVR